The following proteins are co-located in the Mesorhizobium australicum WSM2073 genome:
- a CDS encoding polysaccharide deacetylase family protein has protein sequence MHLPQKHLCMIAMSVALISSAHATPLVEPTLHIKPAASGTGRVALTLDACGGKTDTRILSALVDNKIPATIFVTGIWLKRNAEAVAIMRAHPDLFELENHGGRHIPAVDTPQKIYGIRSAGSPEAVLAEVESGAAALATTGEPAPKWFRGATAEYSPSAIAMIRKLGFKIAGFSINGDGGSLLGAKETARRIAAAKDGDVIISHINQPTHAAGEGVVQGLLALKDKGMTFVRLDDADGTGNHGTTD, from the coding sequence ATGCATTTGCCGCAAAAACATCTCTGCATGATCGCCATGTCGGTGGCGCTGATATCCAGCGCCCATGCCACGCCGCTGGTCGAACCCACGCTGCACATCAAGCCGGCTGCAAGCGGAACCGGTCGCGTTGCACTCACGCTCGATGCCTGCGGCGGCAAGACCGACACGCGCATTCTCTCGGCGTTGGTGGACAACAAGATACCGGCTACCATTTTCGTCACCGGCATCTGGCTGAAGCGCAACGCCGAGGCCGTCGCGATCATGCGGGCGCATCCCGACCTGTTCGAGCTGGAAAATCACGGTGGCCGGCATATCCCGGCGGTCGACACGCCACAGAAGATCTATGGCATACGCAGCGCCGGCAGCCCGGAAGCAGTCCTTGCCGAAGTCGAGTCGGGGGCCGCGGCTCTGGCCACGACCGGCGAACCGGCGCCGAAATGGTTCCGTGGCGCAACAGCCGAATACAGTCCCTCGGCCATTGCGATGATCCGCAAGCTCGGCTTCAAGATTGCCGGCTTCTCGATCAATGGCGACGGTGGCTCGCTGCTCGGCGCCAAGGAAACGGCCAGGCGCATCGCCGCCGCCAAGGACGGTGATGTCATCATCTCCCACATCAATCAGCCGACCCATGCCGCCGGCGAGGGCGTGGTTCAGGGCCTGCTGGCGCTCAAGGACAAGGGCATGACCTTCGTGCGCCTCGACGATGCCGACGGAACGGGTAATCACGGCACCACCGACTAA
- a CDS encoding biotin transporter BioY, which translates to MTTATTTRPLVFLALPQEGAARLATQFLLAITGTLLLTLSAKTKVMLGPVDLSMQTLAVLLIAAAFGMRLGVATLLLYMAEGAMGFPVFQGTPEKGIGIAYMLGSTGGYLAGFVVMAAIVGWAADRGWDRHPIKLFNAMLVAEGVMMAMGFAWLAMLIGPEKSWQFGVVPFIVGDLIKVALAASLVPAVWSLLKRS; encoded by the coding sequence ATGACAACCGCAACGACGACGCGCCCGCTTGTTTTCCTGGCCTTGCCGCAGGAAGGTGCCGCGCGACTGGCAACGCAGTTTTTGCTGGCGATCACCGGGACGCTGCTCTTGACGCTTTCGGCCAAGACCAAGGTGATGCTCGGGCCTGTCGACCTCTCGATGCAGACGCTCGCCGTCCTGCTGATCGCCGCCGCCTTCGGCATGCGGCTGGGCGTCGCCACCCTGCTGCTCTACATGGCGGAAGGCGCCATGGGCTTCCCCGTCTTCCAGGGCACGCCGGAAAAAGGCATCGGCATTGCCTATATGCTCGGCTCGACCGGCGGCTATCTCGCCGGCTTCGTGGTCATGGCGGCGATTGTCGGCTGGGCCGCCGACCGCGGCTGGGACCGTCATCCGATCAAGCTTTTCAACGCCATGCTGGTTGCCGAAGGGGTGATGATGGCGATGGGTTTTGCCTGGCTGGCAATGCTCATCGGTCCGGAAAAATCCTGGCAGTTCGGCGTCGTGCCGTTCATCGTCGGCGATCTCATCAAGGTCGCGCTCGCGGCCAGCCTCGTGCCGGCCGTCTGGTCGCTGCTGAAGCGCTCCTGA
- a CDS encoding DUF427 domain-containing protein, whose amino-acid sequence MDKIANPAPGFQRNPDKIITIEPYSGTVTIRAGSTVIASSAKAKVLTEAPYPAAFYIPFADIDFDKLSRTDHATHCPYKGDASYWSVLPAGEAGKDAMWAYRQPFDEMTDIRDHGAFYASKVSIEAKPD is encoded by the coding sequence ATGGATAAGATCGCCAACCCGGCACCCGGCTTCCAGCGCAATCCCGACAAGATCATTACGATAGAGCCCTATTCCGGCACCGTCACAATCCGCGCTGGCAGTACGGTCATCGCTTCTTCCGCCAAGGCGAAGGTGCTGACGGAGGCCCCCTACCCCGCCGCCTTCTACATTCCGTTCGCCGACATCGATTTCGACAAGCTCAGCCGAACGGATCACGCGACGCACTGCCCCTACAAGGGTGATGCCAGCTATTGGAGCGTGCTGCCGGCGGGCGAAGCGGGCAAGGACGCGATGTGGGCCTATCGGCAGCCCTTCGACGAGATGACCGACATCCGCGACCACGGCGCGTTCTACGCCAGCAAGGTCAGCATCGAGGCCAAGCCGGACTGA